The Terriglobia bacterium genome contains the following window.
GCCGCTGCGAAGCCTGCCAGGGCGACGGCCTGCGCCGCATCGAGATGAATTTCCTTCCCGACGTCTATGTGCTGTGCGAAGTCTGCCGCGGCCGCCGCTACAATTCCGAGACCCTCGCCGTCCGCTTCAAGAACCACTCCATCTCGGACATCCTCAATCTGCCCATCAACGAAGCCTTGCCGCTCCTTGAAAACATCCCGCAGATCCGCCAGAAGCTCGAAACCCTCGTGGAAGTCGGCCTCGGCTACGTCCAGCTCGGCCAGTCCTCCACCACGCTCTCCGGCGGCGAAGCCCAGCGCATCAAGCTGGCCCGCGAGCTTGCCCGCCGCCAGACCGGCCGCACCCTCTACATCCTCGACGAGCCCACCACCGGCCTGCACTTCGACGACGTGCGCAAGCTCCTCGCCGTCTTGCAGCGCCTCGTGGACCTCGGCAATACCGTCCTCATCATCGAGCACCACCTCGACGTCATCAAACAGGCCGACTGGCTCCTCGACCTCGGCCCCGAAGGCGGCGAAGCCGGCGGCCGCATCGTCGCCCAGGGCACTCCCGAACAGGTTGCCCGCGTCAAAAAATCCCACACCGGCCAGGCCCTCACCCGCTTCCTCGGCCTCGCCCCCGCCTCCAACGGCAACGGCCACCAGGTCATCGGCAAATGACCGCTTTTGCGAAATTGTATTTGGCGGCACCGAACCCCCAACGCTGTCATTCCGAGCGGAGGGCGGATGCCTCTGATCGGCCCGGAGTCGAGGAATCCCTCTTTTCTCTTGATCTGCCGGCGGCTTTCAGATTTTCATCTTCTCCTTGCCTGCTTCCGCTATTCCCCTTACAGTGAACTCTTCCATGAGCCTCTACTCCATTTCGCCGCTCGCCCTCGACGCCATCGCCACCTATCCGCTGGCCTCGCGCAAGAGCAAGGTCAGCGTCCGTGACTTCGCCCGCCCCGTCTCCGGCTCCGCCTCGCTCAAGAATTTTCTCGATTCGCTCCCCAACCTCCTTGCCGCCGGCGATCTCCGCGGCCTCCTTGCCGCCATGCACCGCGCGCGCCAGAAGCGCAAGACCATCCTCTGGGGCCTCGGCGGCCACGTCATCAAGGCCGGCCTCGGCCCCGTTCTCATCGACCTCATCGGCCGCGGCTTCGTCTCCGGCATCGCCATGAACGGCGCTGCCCTCATCCACGATTTCGAAATCGCCCTCGTCGGCAACACTTCCGAAGACGTGGACGCCGCCCTCGGCGCAGGCAAATTCGGCATGGCCGCGGAAACCGGCCAGTACATCAACGACATCGCCCGGGACGCCGCGCGCAGCGGCATCGGCTACGGCGAAGCCGCCGGCAAGCTCCTCACTGGTCGCCGCCTGCGCCCGCGCTACGCCGGCTCGAGCGTTCTCGCCGCCGCCTGCCGCGCCCGCATCCCTGTCACCATCCATCTCGCCATCGGCACGGACATCCCGCACATGCATCCTGCCGCCGACGGCGCCGCCCTCGGCGCCGCCACGCACCACGATTTCCGCCTCTTCTGCGCGCTGGTGAAGCGCATGCACCCCGGCGGCGTCTATCTCAACTGGGGCTCCGCCGTGCTCCTCCCCGAAGTCTTCCTGAAGGCCGTCTCCGTCGTGCGCAATCTGGGCGTGCCCCTCCGCCCCATCACCACCGCCAATTTCGACTTTATCCAGCACTACCGCCCGTTGCAGAATGTCGTGAAGCGCCCGACCGCGCCGGAACGTGGCCGCCGCGGCCTGGAATCCCGCGGCTACGCCGTCACCGGCCACCACGAATTGCTTCTGCCGCTCGTGGCCGCGGCGCTCGCAGCCGGCTGGCCGGCAGGACGTTGACCGCTTGCGGTCACACTTAGCGAAGACCGCTTGCGGTCACACTTAACTATGACCCCTTTCGAAAACGATCCTCTGAATCCGGACATTTCTTCCGGCGGTGCTCCGGCCGCCCCCGGCGGCGCGCCTCCGGCCCCGCCGTTCTCTTCGCTTCCCGAAGATCTGCGCATCTCCTGGTCCTGGTCGCATTTCGCCGTTTTTCTGCTCTTCAGCGTCGGCAACTTTGTGATCACGCAAGTTGCGCTCATGACCTATCTCACCTCTTACCGCCACATGACCATCAAGGAGATTCAGAGCGTGCCCCCGTTTCTGGCTCCCTATCTCGTGGCCTTGCAGGTGGTCTTCTTCGCTCTCGAGCTGCTCTTCCTCTACGTCACGCTCGCTGTCCTTCCGGACGTGCCTTTCTGGCGCTCCGTGGGCTGGCGCCGGCTGCCGCCAGGCCCCTCGCGCGGCCGCGGCTGGCTCTACTTTTTCTCCGGCTGCGGCCTGGCGATCTGTGTGGCGGTGGCCAGCCTGGGCATCCACCCCAAGGAAAAATTGCCCATCCAGGAGCTTTTCAAGGACCGCACCAGCACCGCGCTGCTGATGCTGATGGCCGTCCTCGTCGCCCCGCTGATCGAAGAGACCGTCTTTCGCGGCTATCTCTACCCCCTGTTTGCGCGCAGCTTTGGCGTGCCCGCGGGCATCGGCATCACCGGCGTCCTCTTCGGCATCCTGCACGGCGCGCAACTGGGCTGGACGCGCGAGCTGGTGGTCATCATGAGCCTGGTGGGAATGGTCTTCACCTACGGACGCGCGCGGACCCGTACCGTCCTCGGCAGTTACCTGCTGCACCTCGGCTACAACTCCATGATCAGCGTCACCATGCTGATCGCCACCCGCGGTTTGCAGCACTTTCCCCCGGCCACCTGACGGTTTCCTCATCTGC
Protein-coding sequences here:
- a CDS encoding CPBP family intramembrane metalloprotease, which produces MTPFENDPLNPDISSGGAPAAPGGAPPAPPFSSLPEDLRISWSWSHFAVFLLFSVGNFVITQVALMTYLTSYRHMTIKEIQSVPPFLAPYLVALQVVFFALELLFLYVTLAVLPDVPFWRSVGWRRLPPGPSRGRGWLYFFSGCGLAICVAVASLGIHPKEKLPIQELFKDRTSTALLMLMAVLVAPLIEETVFRGYLYPLFARSFGVPAGIGITGVLFGILHGAQLGWTRELVVIMSLVGMVFTYGRARTRTVLGSYLLHLGYNSMISVTMLIATRGLQHFPPAT